The sequence below is a genomic window from Candidatus Obscuribacterales bacterium.
AGGTAATTAAGCTACCGAAGACTCGCCGACTGGTGCCCGAATCGCCATCAGCACCGCTGGTAATGTTGCCGAAGGCTTTGTCGATTTCATCAATCCATAGCACACAGGGAGCGATCGCTTCCACCAACTGAATCATCTGCCGCACCCGGCTTTCGCTCTCGCCCACGATGCCGCCAAAGAGGCGGCCGCTATCGAGTCTTAGCAGCGGCAGTCGCCATTCACTGGCAATGGTCTTGGCGGAGAGCGATTTCCCGGTGCCCTGAATGCCCACCAGTAGGACACCCTTAGGATTGGGGATGCCATAGCGTCGTGCTTCTTCCGTGAAGGCATCCTGCCGCATCCGCACCCAGAGCTTTAGGTTTTCCAAACCCCCAACGCTTTTCAGGGAATTTTGGGGAGTAAAGAATTCTAGAATTCCCGTCTGGCGAATTGCCTGTTTTTTCTCCTCCAAAACATTCAAAATGTCGGATTCATTCACCTGCTGTTTGGCAGCGATCGCCTTCGCCAAAACTCGACGAATACGTTCTCGACTCAGACCCTGGCAGGCTTTGACGAGCTGTTCCCGCGCTAGGCCAGTCACCTTCAGCGTATCGGTCACCACCAGCGATGAAATCAGATAGTTAATCTCTGCTGCATCAGGTAAGGGAAAATCAATGACCGTAATATCTTCCGCTAACCCAGGGGGAATTTCTAGGGTATGGCTGAGTAAGATCAGCGTCTTGCGGCTGCGCTTCAGGTCGCGGGTCAGGTTTTTCAGTTCGCGGATTACCGGAGCCTGTTTTTCACTGTTGGGCTGCTGTAGGGTGGGATGCAGATCCCGTAACACAAATAGTACGGGCTCTTGGGGCGGCACCTGGGCAATGCGCGCCAGAGCTGCCATCACCGATCCCTTGGCCGTGCCGTCATCGCTCCAGCCCCGCACCACGTCCCACAACAGCAGGTGTCGAGGCGGATCGGTGAGCGCCGCTACCCGCTGCAGAACCTGTTCCACCGGCTCCTCCTCCACCGACACGATGTAGAGAATCGGAAAGCGGGCCCGAATCATCAGGTCAAGTTCATGGACAAGGGGCTGGTGGGGCAGGGGAGGAGATGGGGTCATGGCTCCAGAAGCGATCGCCTTCTTCTAGGATGCCACAGGGCTAGCCACTACACCTTGCCGTTCTAGGGCCGCCGCCACTTGGAAGAGCTTCGCTTCTTGGTAGGGCGCGGCAATGAGCTGGACGCCGATGGGTAGTGCGCCGGGGCGGGCCACCGGCACCGACAGCGCCGGTAGACCAATGAAGGAAATGGGCTGGGTGAAGCAACCGAGATGGGCACGGGGCACCAGCTCCACGCCGTCGATCACCATGCGGGTTTGGCCAATTTCCGGCGCAGGACAGGGAGTGGCAGGGGTCATAATCACGTCTACGGTTTGGAATACTTGAGCGACCTGAGCCTGGTACCAACGGCGGAATCGCTGCGCCTGAATATACCAATCGCTAGGCACCATCGCCCCGGCAATCAGGCGATCGCGGGTGGCGGGGTCGAAGTCTTGGGCCCGTCGTCTGAGGTTAGCCATGTGAAGATTGCCGCCCTCGCTGGCCGTGATCACATAGGCAGCGGCCCGGGCCCGGCTCGATTCTGGCAGGGTGACTCGCTGAGTGACCCCGAGGGCGCTGGCCACCTGGTCTAGAGCGGCAAACACCTCGGGCAGGCCGCCTTGGGCAAAGTAGTTATCGGCGATCGCTATCCGCAGGGCATCGGGATCGCCATGCAGCTGATCGAGGGTGGTTACGGGGGGGCGATCGCTGCACACCGGATCCCGTGGGTCAGGGCCCTGTATGGCATCAAAGCTAGCGGCGACGTCACGCACGGAGCGGGCGAAGGGGCCGATGTGATCCAAGCTGGCGACAAAGGGGAAGCTCCCGGCCCGCGACAGGCGGCCATAGGTGGGCTTGAGGCCAAAAATGCCGCAAAGAGACGCCGGAACGCGAATCGAGCCGTTGGTATCTGACCCCAGGGTGAGGGGCACCAAGCCCGCCGCTACGGATGCCGCTGAGCCGCCGGAGGAGCCCCCTGCCACTCGGTCTACATCATGGGGATTGCGGGTGTTGCCGTAGTGGGTATTTTCCGTGACAAACCCGTAGGCATATTCGTCCATGTTCAGCGCCCCCATGAGGATGCCCCCGGATTGCTTGAGGCGGGCGATCGCTGTGGCATCCTGGATGGCGGGGGGCGTATCTCGCTCAATCATGGAACCGGCTAGGGTAGTCAGACCGGCGATGTCAAACAGGTTTTTCACCGCAAAGGGCACACCTGCCAAGGGCCCTGGGTCTTGTCCAGCAGCGATCGCTTCATCCACCGCTTGGGCCTGGGCCATGGCATCGTCGGCTAAAACCGCCGTGAAGCAATTTAGTCGGGCATCCTGGGCCTGGATGCGATCGAGGCTGGCGGTGACGACATCCACGGCGCTGACGGTCTGGGCCCGCACAGCGGCGGCAGTGGCGATCGCATCGGCAGTGGCGAGGTCAATC
It includes:
- a CDS encoding AAA family ATPase, whose translation is MTPSPPLPHQPLVHELDLMIRARFPILYIVSVEEEPVEQVLQRVAALTDPPRHLLLWDVVRGWSDDGTAKGSVMAALARIAQVPPQEPVLFVLRDLHPTLQQPNSEKQAPVIRELKNLTRDLKRSRKTLILLSHTLEIPPGLAEDITVIDFPLPDAAEINYLISSLVVTDTLKVTGLAREQLVKACQGLSRERIRRVLAKAIAAKQQVNESDILNVLEEKKQAIRQTGILEFFTPQNSLKSVGGLENLKLWVRMRQDAFTEEARRYGIPNPKGVLLVGIQGTGKSLSAKTIASEWRLPLLRLDSGRLFGGIVGESESRVRQMIQLVEAIAPCVLWIDEIDKAFGNITSGADGDSGTSRRVFGSLITWMQEKTSPVFIVATANNVQILPAELLRKGRFDEIFFLNLPTEAERQDIFKVHLQKLRPTRLREFDLALLSRQAKNFSGAEIEQVIIDGVHRGYSQVVNGQRRDFTTEDIMLAIEETVPLAAIARDQIEYLKRWAAEAGARTASKDGQLMAELRRYATQRGIDSSERE
- a CDS encoding AtzE family amidohydrolase; this encodes MIDLATADAIATAAAVRAQTVSAVDVVTASLDRIQAQDARLNCFTAVLADDAMAQAQAVDEAIAAGQDPGPLAGVPFAVKNLFDIAGLTTLAGSMIERDTPPAIQDATAIARLKQSGGILMGALNMDEYAYGFVTENTHYGNTRNPHDVDRVAGGSSGGSAASVAAGLVPLTLGSDTNGSIRVPASLCGIFGLKPTYGRLSRAGSFPFVASLDHIGPFARSVRDVAASFDAIQGPDPRDPVCSDRPPVTTLDQLHGDPDALRIAIADNYFAQGGLPEVFAALDQVASALGVTQRVTLPESSRARAAAYVITASEGGNLHMANLRRRAQDFDPATRDRLIAGAMVPSDWYIQAQRFRRWYQAQVAQVFQTVDVIMTPATPCPAPEIGQTRMVIDGVELVPRAHLGCFTQPISFIGLPALSVPVARPGALPIGVQLIAAPYQEAKLFQVAAALERQGVVASPVAS